The following nucleotide sequence is from Photobacterium gaetbulicola Gung47.
GGCCAACATGACAGTGCTGGTAAAGGGCGGGGCATGGACTTTGCCGAGGTACGTCCATATCAAAAAGGGGATGATATTCGGTCTATTGACTGGCGTATTACGGCCCGAACGGGTAAGCCCCATACCAAGTTATATACCGAAGAAAGAGAGTGTCCGGTGATGCTTGCGGTTGATTTATCCTCGACCATGCAATACGGCACTCGGTTGTTGTACAAGTCAGTTCAAGCGGCACATATCGCCAGCTTGATTTGCTGGTTAACGGTGGCGCAAAAAGATCGGGTTGGTGCGGTTGTTATTGGAGGTCAGCAGGTAATTGATTGCCCGCCGACAGCCCGTCAGCAAGGGCCACTACAGATCATGAATGCGATAAAAGGTATTCATGACAAAAGTTTAAAGGTGGTTCAAGAGCAGCATCAAGACACATTTTTAGTGGCAATGAATCAGTTACACCGTCTCTGCCCGAAAGGCAGTGAGCTAATTGTTATTAGTGATTTCAATCAGCTATCAGCCTGTACTGAAAAGCGGTTAAAGCAACTGGCTCAGCACAATAAGTTGAGGCTACTCCATGTTTTTGACCCAATTGAAAAGGGTGAAACCGCATTTCGGGGCCGCCATTGGCTCGGCGATCATCAACGGTCACTGCCGATAAGCTTCGGTCGCAAGTCCACCTTGCAGTCTTTGCAGAATGATTTTGAGCATCACCAACAGCGTTTGGCAACACTCTCAAATCAACTCCAATCCCCTGTTTACCATGTCTCTGCTGGCAAACCATTGATCGACCAGCTTGGAGGATTACGTGGATAGCGTATTGAATCTTGCTCCCTTGGATCTACCCGCGGAGCCTAGCTGGTGGCCGTTGCCGACATCTACATGGGTGGTACTTGGCGGGCTTCTCTTTATTGTCCTGCTTCGGCTCGGATATCACCATTACCAAACCAGGCTCAAGCGGAAAGCCTTGGGCCATCTTTCACGGCTGGAGAGCCGACCCGATCTGCCGGCTCTTGATTGTTTATTGCGGCGTATAGCCTTGACCTATTTTCCGCGTAATCAAGTGGCTGGGCTATCTGGTGAAGCATGGTTGGCATGGCTCGATAAACAGTTGGATGGACAGCTTGATGGGCAACTCGATAGTTTGCAGTTTATGGCTCTGAAAGAAGGTTGGCTATCCGGTCTGTATGGCAATAAGCCACTGGAACAAGATCAGTGGCAGACGTGTATCGCAGCCAGCCGACATTGGATTTTGCACTTCAAAACGGAGGGTAAATGCTAGCGTTTGATTACCTCGCCGTAGTGCTGTTGCTTCCGCTGCCATGGGTTGTCCGTCGTTTTGCCCGTGAGGTTGAGCCTGTATCCGTGCTAAGGCTCGGACGCCTTCCCAATGATCTCGATGACAGTATTCATAACAGCAGAGTGCCAATGGTACTGAGCATTGCCGCTTGGCTGTTTTTGCTATCGGCCTTGGCCCGCCCCGTTTGGCTCGGTGAGCCAATAAGTGTTCCGATGGAGCATCGAGACGTGATGCTGGTAGTTGATCTGTCGGGCTCAATGGATATCGAAGACATGAATGGAGGGGGAGGCGAAGCCATAAGCCGGATGACGGCAATGAAAAGTGTTCTTGTTGATTTTGTTCGTCGGCGTGAAGGGGACAGGCTAGGGTTGGTGTTATTTGCCGATCACGGTTATCTCCATACTCCGCTGACACTGGATATTCGCAACCTGGAGCAACAAATCGAACAACTTACATTGGGTCTAGTTGGCTACATGACCGCGATAGGTGAAGGTGTTGCCATTGCCACTAAGACCTTCATTGATAGTGAAGCTCCTCAGCGGGTCATGATCCTATTGAGTGATGGTAGTAATACCATCGGCGCGGTAGAGCCAATGGCAGCGGCGGAGCTCGCCAAGGATAGCAATGTCACCATTTACAGTATCGGCTTAGGGGCCGAGTCCATGATGGTCGAAAATGCCTTTGGTGAACTGCACGAAACCAACCCGGCCTGGGATCTGGATGAATCGCTGCTGACTGAAATTGCCGAATTGTCGGGAGGGCAGTACTTCAGGGCCCGTAACCAGGATGAACTGGCAAAAGTGTATTCGTTGATTGATGGGCTGGAGCCGATTTCTGATGCCGAGCAAACTTGGCAACCTCGGTATGACCTTTATCCGTATCCGTTGTTTATGACTTTGCTGCTGATGGTGATGTTGGCTGCCTACCGGAGGCATTATGGTTAATTTCTTGTCCCCTCACTGGCTACTGGGGCTATTGGTTGCCCCGGTTCTGCTTTGGCTGAAGTATCATCGGCAGCAGCAGGGCCTGATCGCACCGCACCTACAACAAGAACACTTTTATTCTCGAAACCGTTTCAGCTGCTGGGTTACCCTTGCCTGGGTGATGGCGATGGTCGCTATGGCCGGGCCTCACTGGCGTGAGCAGGATCGGCCCCACTCTGAACTTGAACGGGCACGGGTTGTTGTGATGGATATGTCGCAGGCCATGTATGGCCGGGATATCTCGCCAAGTCGCTTTCAGCAGGCATTCTACAAAATTACGGACCTGATCAGCCTGCTGGATGAAGGCTATACCGGTCTGGTGGCCTACTCGAATGCGGGTTACACCATCAGTCCCCTGACCCATGACAACAATACCGTGCTGACCCAGATTGAATATTTGTCGCCTGATGTCATGCCGACCCCCGGCAAGAATGCCGCTGCCGGGGTGGAAGAAGCAATGACGCTTCTGGCGCAAACCTCGTTCGGGACTGGCGATATTCTGCTGGTCACCTCGGGGATCAGTGAAGCGGAAAGAGCCGATATTGCCTTGCTGTTGTCAGATACACCTTATTCTTTGTCTACTTATGCCATAAGTACTCCGCAGGGGGCCGTCCTCGACGACAAGCATGGTCAGCCACGTCTTGGTCGTGGTGGCCAGCCCGTGGTGTCTCGCTTGGTGCCTGAGCGTTTGAGCGCCTTGTCTGCGCTAACTGGTGGTATTTCGGTAACTTACCAGCATTCGCAGCAAGATATAGAGCAACTGTATGGATTCTTGACAAAAACACGCAGCCTCGAGGAGGTACGTGAGCTGTCGGAAGGGTTATCGAGCCAGTTTATCAACGATGGCTACTGGCTGCTGTGGCCGCTGGCTGGCATGCTGCTGTTTGCCTTTCGGCGCGGGGTGATCTGGTCGGTCGGTTTGCTGGTGTTGCTTCCGGCATCCCCGGTAGAGGCGGGCAGCCTGAGCCAGCTGTGGAACAATGCCGATCGGCAAGGTTACCAGCACTACCAGCATAGAAATTACCACCGGGCGGCGAGTACCTTTGTTGATCCTGCCTGGCAAGGCGTGGCCCTGTATGAATCTGGTGACTATCAAGGGGCGATTGACGCGTTTTCACAGGTGACTGACGGCAGCAGCAATTACAACCTCGCTAATGCATTGGCCAAGTCCGGTCGGCTGGAAGAGGCGCTCGTCAAATACCGCGAAGTGATAGAAAGCCATCCTGAACATCAAGGGGCCAAATTTAATATTGGCTTGGTGGAAGGGGCGCTGCAGGCGCTTGAAAACCAAGACCGCGATAATCAGGAGCAAAGCGGTGAGGCGGGGGATAATGGTAATTCCGATGAGGAGGAGAGCGGTGACAGTGATGGTGATGAGGAACGTGATGATACAGGCTCTGATGACAATCGTGGTGGCGTGGACAACCTAGAGTCGGATCCCGACACTGAAAATGTCCCTGAACAGCAAGGTGAGAGTAGTACTGGTAACAGTGATTCACAGGGTAACCAGCCAGAAAACCCACAGTTTTCTCCTGATAGTGATGGTGATTTTTATCCGCCGCAGCAACAGCATGGTGAGTCTGGCGAGTATGACGCGGATGAATTTACTGCAGGGGCGGCTGACTTGGACTTTGGCACGCCTACCGAAGACGATATTGAAGCAATTCGCCATCAGTTGAGTGAACTCGGCGAAATCAATCCCGTGCTCAATCGGCTTAGTCTCATTCAAGATGACCGCACCTTGCTGCTGAGAAACTTACTGCTGATGCAGGCTGAGCTGAAAGAGCCTTCTGAACAAACCGAGATCGAGTGGTAATCAAAAATGATAAACAGAGTTCTAATCTTGTTGTGTGGCTTAGCGCTAGCTCCGTTTAGTGTAATGGCCGATAGTCTGGTGGATAACGGGCTTGATGATTTAATTGGTTTATCGGCTGAGTTGGTGCGCGATACGGTGTATCCGGAAACGGAAGTGACTTACATACTGAGGGTCGAGTCACGGGCCGATATCCACTTCACCCGCGTCAATCCGCCTCGGGCCGAAGGCGTCAATGTACGTCGAGGTAGTCAAGACCACGAGTATTATTTTTTAGGTAATGAAGAGTTTAGGATATCAACCTATCGATTTTTTGTTTCTTCCGAACACGTGGGTGCCATCATCCTCGAGGGGGCATCGTTGACCCATGTCGCAGTCAATGAAAACGGTACCCGTCGGCGGGTGAGGAACAAGGCCAATTTGGTTAATCTCGAAAGCCGGGCTATCCCCGACAACTACCACGGGCTGTGGCTACCGTCAGACAGGGTCACATTGGAGCAGGAGTGGTCGACGCAAGCGTCAGCGATACAAGTCGGGGACTCAATCTCGCGGACTCTCAGCCTGTACATTCAGGGCAGAAATATTGACTCGTTTCCAGAGTTAACCGTGGATTACCCTGAGGGTATGAATGTCTATAGTGAGCAGCCGAAATTCGAAACTACCGATGGCGGTATGACGATGACACTTCGCCAGGTTATTGTGCCACGAGCTGAGGGGTTGTTCGATATACCGAGTTTGGCCATACCTTGGTTTGATACTGGCAACAATACAATCGCGGTGGCCAGTGTGAAGGGGTTGGCTCTGAACATACAGCCTAATCAGGTACAGACGCTGGCGCTGGGGGAGCCGCAAACCGAAGGGAGGAGTGAAAAATACTGGCGCTATGCCACCGTGGTTGCCGTCCTACTCTGGTTGCTCACCTTGCAGCGCCTCTATCGAGCTCGTAAGCAACTAAACGGGCTGGGAAGAGCGGCGGTAGGAAGTAGTAAACAGGACAAGTGTAACCTTCAAGTTGCGTTGGAGCAGCGTAACCACCAAGCCGTTGTTGGGGCTTGGGGAGTTGCTGAACCATATGTAAAAAAAGAATGTGGCCAATTAATGGATGCCTATTTTGCGGCATTTTATAGTCGGTCAATAACAGACGGTGAGCCTGAGCGCATTGCAGTCCTCAACCATCTCAAGGCAATGAGGTTGGTTAAGACAAAAAGCGCAGACTTTGCCCCGATCGAGCCCTAGTTAAAGGGGAATACCAAGTTCCGAGATGTAACTAGAAATATAAAATATCGTATAAGATTAAAAGCGGTAGGTGAAAGTTGCCGTTTTTTTGTTTTTATTCAGCTTAAGTTCAATATTCCGCGTGCAATGCAAACTGTTCTGTGAATAACGCAAACTAAATACAGCGCCATCTGTTTTTGCTATAGGTAAATCTATGTAAATTAATTGTCCTTCAATCTCTGAATATCCATTTATTTTCGTTGAAATATGATGTTTTAATTTTCCCGTTTCGATTGTTTTCTGCCGATGAATTTCATTGCTTTGTTGTTGTTTTGGCTTTAACTTTCTGTATTTTAAGCTTTTGCTTTCGGTTGCTTGTCGAATTACCTTTGCGCTTTCGACCGGTTTCAATCTGGTTAATACAGCAAGCGAAGAAATTCATGAGAATATTTTATGATTTAAGGTTTATCGATTCGTATCTCAGGCATGGATAACCCACATGATAAAGCCATGATATTGGTATATGTTATATATATTGATAAGCATATTTCTATCTTCTTATCACTGCTTAAATTAATATTATTTTAGATTAAAGCTAAACCAAAAAGGTGCTCTTGAGCGGTCTATAGTAGCTTTATGATTAAGGAGTCGACGATGGGTGTAAATAATAAACTAATGGCTGTTGTTCTTGCTTTGTTGCTCGCGGGGTGTTCATCGACTATCGCGCTTGAAAAAGGCCAGACCTGGGAGCAGTTTGGCTATGATTTGGCGATGCGCGGAAGCAAAATGATTGAAACATCACGCCTTGAATCCGTGGATGTGGCTGCCTACAAAAAAGGCTATGTCGCTGGCTTAAAAGCATTCTGTGATCAGGATGGATATGATATCGGGCTCAGCGGGCTGTTCTATCAAGGTACCTGCGATGAGATAAACCCTAATTTTGCCGAACAGTACAATATTGGTTGGGTTGACTATGAAATCAACCAACAGAATTACGACTGGGAGCTGGGCACCTACGATCCATCCATTGAAAGTGATGAATTCTAGCGCTCAAGCGAATAAACACTTCTTCAGCTAAGCCTGTTGGCTATCTGCCAGCAGGCTTTGCGCGTGCTGTACCTGTTCAGCATGCGCATCCTCAATCCTGTTATTCCACCACGTGCATATCCAGCCAACAACCTGATGACTAAATGGGCATTGGGTCTCATTTTTCAAAATAGATGATTGTCGAAATGATTCGACTAAACTAGTATCCATCCTATCTATTGGGGTTGCCAATGGCTGCGCAACTCTATTTGCATTTAGTGTTTTTGATTTTAATTTACTGATTTTAAATGATTTTAAATGATTTTGTGGTTTGGGGTGTTTTTCGAAACGATACGGCTGGATGGGCCGCCTTAGACCGTTATTCAGGGCTTCCAAATTAGTTTAAAGATTTTTCGGGAATGGTATGAAAACAGTGTTAAAGCCGACGTTGCTCGCGCTGAGTATGACAATGGGTGGTTATGTGATGGCAAGTTCAACGATGTTTAGTGACATGATTAATGTTGAGCGTACGGAGTCTGCATCATCAGCACACTGGCAGGATGATAAAGAGAAGATGGATGCTTTCATCGGTGGCTTGATTAACAAGATGACGTTGCAGGAAAAAGTGGGGCAGCTGGATCTGCAAAGTGGCTTTCGCAATGTCACTGGGCCATTTATCAATGAATCCTACGAACAGCAGATTAAAGACGGGCAGGTTGGAGCCATCTTCAATGCTTATGGTGCCGACTTTGGTCGTCAGCTCCAGAAAATAGCGGTTGAGGAGACCCGCCTGGGTATTCCGTTGATTGTCGGTCACGATATCATCCACGGTCACAAGACCATCTTCCCACAATCGATTGGTGAAGCCGCAACCTGGGACTTGGATGCGGTTAAACTCAGCGCCCGCGTTGCTGCAAAGGAAGCATCTGCTGATGGCATCATGTGGACATTCGCCCCGATGGCCGACTTGGTTCGTGACCCTCGCTGGGGCCGCGTGTCTGAAGCGGCCGGTGAAGACCCATTCTTATCAACGGCCATGGCCGTTGCCCGTGTTGAGGGCTTTCAAGGCGATGACTTAAGCCAAGAAGACACCATTATGGCGACAGCCAAACACTTTGTTGGCTATGGCCTGTCTCAGGCTGGCCGTGATTACCATACAACGGATGTCTCGGAGCACGAGCTTTGGACGACACAGATGCCTCCGTTCAAAGCCATGGTGGATGCCGGTGTTGCCACTTTCATGACGTCATTCAATGATTTGAATGGTATTCCGGCCACAGGTAGCAAACGCCTTCTGACCGATATCCTGCGTGACCAATGGGGATTCGAAGGTTTTGTGGTAACTGATTACACCGCCATCAATGAACTGGTTCCTCACGGTTACGCCCGTGACGATAAGCATGCAGCAGAGATCGCTTTTAATGCTGGTGCTGATATGGATATGGTTGGTCAGCTGTATATCAATTACCTCGAAGAGCTTGTTGCCGAGGGAAAAGTGTCAGAAGAAAAAATTGATACTGCTGTTCGTCAGATCCTCGAGATGAAATGGCGCCTTGGCCTGTTCGAAGACCCATATCGCTACAATGACGAGTCACGTGCCGAGCGTGAAATCCTCAGTGTAGAAAATCAAAATGCAGCCCGCGATGTTGCCCGTAAGTCTTTCGTACTGCTTAAAAATGACAACCAGACGCTACCGTTAAAAGACAATGAAATTAAGTCCATCGCCTTGATTGGTCCACTGGCGGACAGCAAGTTTGACATGATTGGTAACTGGGCTGCCGCGGGGGATCGTAAATCGCACCCTGTGACCGTGTTGGAAGGCTTCAAGCACCGTTTTGGTAAAAACATCAAGATCAACTATGCCAAAGGCGCAAGCTACGAATACATCTCTTCACAAGATGATATCGATGCACTTCAGGGTATCGGTGTTCCACGTATTACAGCCGATGATTCGTCACTAGAAAAAGAGATGAAGCGTGCTATTGCTGCAGCGAAAAAATCTGACGTGATTGTCATGGTCATGGGTGAAGAGCAGCGCATGTCTGGTGAAGCATCAAGCCGTACTGAATTAACACTACCGGGCAATCAGCAGCAGGTAATGGAAGAGTTGAAGAAGCTTGGTAAACCTATGGTGCTGGTGGTGATGAGTGGCCGTCCAAACGATTTGCGCTGGGCTGATAAGAATGTCGACGCCATCCTTCATGCTTGGTACCCGGGCACCATGGGCGGTATCGCACTTGCTGATGTTATCTCTGGTGATTTTACGCCGTCAGGCAAACTGCCGATGACCTTCCCGCGTTCAGTGGGTCAGGTGCCAATTTACTACAACGAGAAAAATACCGGCCGTCCTTACTTTGCGGATAACCCGAACCAGCGCCAGGAGCATTACAAATCTCGTTACGATGATTCACCAAATACACCACTGTACGCATTTGGCCATGGTCTAAGCTACACCCAGTTTGACTACGGTGATATTCGTCTAAGCAGCGAAGAGCTGACTGTGGATGGTGAACTGACTGTATCTGTCGATATTACCAACAGCGGTAAATACGCCGGCGAGGAAGTGGTTCAGCTATATACCCGTCAGCATGTCGGCTCGATTACCCGTCCGGTTAAAGAGCTAAAGGGTTTCCAGAAAGTGCATTTTGATAAGGGGGAGTCGAAAACGATTTCCTTCACCCTGACACCTGCCGATCTCGCATTCTACCGCGCCGATATGAGCTGGGGGGTAGAAGCGGGCACGTTTGATGTCTTTGTCGGCACCGCCTCAGACAATGTGCAAAAAGCAAGTTTCGAACTGGTTGAAAAATAATAAAATCTTAGCCCGTCATTGACGGGCTTTTGCAAAGGAATCATTTATGAAAAAAGCGCTGATTTCATGCTTGGTCGCAGGGGTCTGTAGCCAGCCGTTAGCCAATGCGGCGGCTGCGGATGTGCAAGTAACAGAAGCAAGTCCAGAGCGGCCGAATATTCTGTTTATCATGTCGGACGATCATGCCGTGCAGGCACTGAGTGCCTATGGCCATCCTATCTCCAAACTTGCCCCCACTCCGAATATTGATCGCATTGCTGCCAATGGGGCGCAGTTTCAGCGTTCCTATGTGACCAACTCCCTGTGCGGGCCGAGCCGCGCAGCGATGCTCACGGGTAAGTTTGGTCACGAAAATGGCTTCACTTATAACGGTCAGATTTTCGATGGTACCCAGTTCAACTGGCCCAACGCACTGCAGGATGCGGGTTATACCACCGCCATGATCGGCAAGTGGCATATTAACCGCATCCCGAATGGCTTTAACTTTGACCACTGGGAAATCCTCAATGATCAGGGTGAGTACTACAACCCGGATTTTATCACTGCTGACGGTGTGACCATGGAGATGGGCTATACCACTGACTTGATCACCGATAAGACCCTTGAGTGGTTGGATGAAGGGCGGGATAAATCCAAACCTTTTGCCCTGCTGATGCACCACAAGGCACCACACCGCAACTGGATGCCGGCTCCTCGTCATACCCAGCTGTTTGAGAACGTTGAGTTTCCGCTGCCAGATAACTTTTACGATAACTACGAAGGACGCAAAGCGGCAAGCCAGCAGTCGATGACCATTGCTAACCACACTCAGGACGGCCATGACATTAAAATGACGGTGGCCGAGGGAGAAGGCGAATGGCGTGAAGATATCTGGCCGCACTTGCTTGCCAGGTTGACCGACGAGCAGCGTGCCGAGTGGGATAAAGCATACCAAGCCCGTAATGATCACATGAATGCCAATGAAGCCAACTGGACTGAAAAACAGATGGCGGAATGGAAGTATCAGCGCTACATGCAAGACTACCTAGCGACCATTGTTGCCGTGGATGAAAGTGTCGGAGAGGTGCTCGATTATCTGGAAGAGAATGGACTGAGCGAAAATACCTTGGTGGTGTATACCTCGGATCAGGGCTTCTTCCTTGGCGAACATGGTTTTTACGATAAGCGATTTATGTACGAGGAGTCATTCTCGACCCCGCTGGTTATGCAGCTACCTGGGGTGATCAAGCCTGGTACTGTCGTTGATGATCTAGTGCAGAATATCGATTACGCGCCGACATTCATGCAGTTGGCCGGTCTGCAGGCTCCGGCAGAGGTGCATGGCAAGTCCCTGTTGCCTCTGTTGACTGACCAGGGGAACAGTGGTTGGCGTGATGCCCTGTACTATCACTACTATGAATTCCCCGGTTTCCATGATGTGGCCCGCCACTACGGGGTGTCGGATGGCCGCTTCAAGTTAATCCACTTCTACAACCCAGGTGATCAATGGGAGTTTTACGATCTGCAGGCTGACCCATCCGAAATGGTCAATGCCATCGACGACCCGCGTTACAAGGAAGAAGTCGGGCGCTTGCTCAATCGTCTTGCCCAGTTGCAGGACGAATATGGTGTCCCTCCACTGAAGGAATGGCGCGATGCCCCATTGGAGCGTCATCCGAACCCCTCATTGAAAGAGTTGTTTCCCCATAGTTTCAAGTAGTTGATACAGCCGGTAGCCGAGAGGGTGCCGGCTAGCTGTTTAGTGTATTCTTACGCGCCGGTTGCTTGTGGGCGCGATATTTATTTCCAAGCGTGATGAAAGAGGGAATGTGACAATGATGATAACGGTCACGAATAATTATAAAAAACTGTTCTCTGTCGGTCTGCTTGCCGCATCAATGGCAGGTTGTGGTGGTGGCTCTGGCGGGAGCAGTGATGGCAAGCCGGGGACATTACCTCCAGAGGCTGATTGGCCGTCGCCGGATATTTCAATCAGTGCTTGGTCCTTTAATGGCGGCAGTGGTCAGAGTGTGGCGTCTGCGAAAGTGGCAGGCAGCTATGCCGTTGCAGATCCGGCAGGTTTAAATATCGAAATAAGGGATATCCATCAAACGCTGAAACACCGTATTGACGCTGCTGATATCGTCGACCTGTTGCCCGATATGAACCTCAACCATGATAACGCATTGTGCGGGATGACATTTACCCCGTCGGGGCGCTTTCTGTACCTTGCGGTTTGTGATCGTGACGCGGGCCGGAGTGATGACGCCATTCTGGCATACAATACCAACACCGAAGCGTTGACCGTTTTCCACCGTCTAACTCTGCAGAAACAAGGCGCGAGCCAGTTGCCGCGTGTCGGTATGAACTATTTCTCTTCGACACTCTATGTTGGGGGGGATTCCGCTGTTTACCGGATTGATGCCGACCGCAATGCGGCATTTGAAGTTGAGCACAACGGGCGTCAGCTTGGCGTTGAGAAGATCGCGCTGGCGGGTCCGGTACAGGATATCGCGCTCGACATGGAAGTGGGCAATCTGTATCTGCAGACGCCCGACAGCGTTTACAAACTGCCGCACCACAGCCAATCTGTTCAGCGTATCTACCGGCAGGATAATCTGACTGGCATTGCCTTCAGCCGGGTGTTCGGCAGTGAGGGGGATGCTGGGCTGTATATCAGCGTGGAGCATGGGGAGCGGACGGGGATGCTGTTCTCCCCGCTAGAGACGGTGCGAAGCAGTGGCCAGATAGCGCCAACCCCCTATCTGCTGACAGAGCAGCGCTGGCACGACTTCAGCCTAACAGCAGACGGCAAGTTACTGTTTGCCGACAATGGTGCCCATCTGCTGCGGGACAATACAGATTTGCGGTTGGATTTTGACGCTTGGATGCGTGATGAATTGGCGCAGTATGTTGCAGCGATAAAGGGGCTGACCGCTTCGGGGATGTCGGGGAATTACGCCTCTCCGGAAGGTTTCCTGCACCGCAAACTGGAGCATACCAATCCCAACACGTCACCAATTGCCGATAACGTTGGCTGGGCACTATACCTGTTGATGGTCGCTGATCAAATTGAGCATGATCCAGAAATTGAGCAGTACATAGAGCTATTGATCAAACGTCACGCGGGTCTGCATGAGGACGGCAAGGGCGGCGTGAAAAGCGTCGATGGCCACTTTGTGCGTAACTACAACACTGATGGCTCGATTAATGCGGGTAACCCGCAGTACCAGGTCTACATCAGCATGAAGTTCTTGCCTGCTGCGATCAAAGCGGCAGAGATGTATCCCGATAACCAGAACATTGCCAGTTATGCCAAATACCTCCAGCAAGTGTTCCAGCGAGCTGGGGATGTGGTAAGGGCTGAGCAGCGTATTACATGGGACTCAGATGACTTTGGCCCGGTACGCCTTAACCGCCTCATGTCCAACGAGACTTGGCTTTACGGTGATATTGCTGCAGCTCAAGACCCCCTTGCAACCCGCAACTATGGCAAGTTTACCTACGAAAGGGAAAACTTCCTCTACGACTACGAGTTGCTTGATCAGCCAGTGATTAAGTCCTCCCATTCGGCGTTTATCATTATGGGGGGGCCGCTTATTTTGGACCACCACTTCCATGGTAAGTCGTGGGCGGAACAGAACAATAACTACTACGCGCTGACCCAGTCGGAAACCGATGAGATGGGCTTTACCTATTTTGCTGGATTCTCTGCCGGCCATAGCCCGAATTCGAACGGCAACTATTATAACGATGGTCCGACCGACCATCCTGATGATTTTATTCACTTCCCAGCGGTGAGCGGCTTTGGCCAGCTAGGCAAAACCGATGCCGTTGTCGGCGCTTACATGGCCTACCGAGATGGCCGCCGCCAGACCATGGTCAGCGCGGGAGACACCGATGCGCAGCTGCTAATGCGCTGGTCGGCCAACATGCCTGACTACGACAAAATGAGCGTTGGGATTGCGGACTTCTGGTACGGCGCAATCGGGCTTGCAGAAACGATCCAGCCGGGGGTGGTTCAGCCATTTAGAAATACCTTCTATCGCCCTGAAGTCCAGATTGGTTTTAATGAACAAAATCGCCAGCAGGTGCTCTACTCAACCATGACACCAAGGCTGGTCACTGGTATTCGCGCCGATGGCAGTGAGGAGGCGTTTGGCTACCACCTTTCACCGTTTGTGGTCCCGACCGGTGAGATATTTGCCGAATTTCGCGTGGAAGACCCACAAGGAGATTGGGTCGAACTCGATGATATCGTGGGCATCCACAATATTACTGCCCCATTGTCTGGACGTGAGGTCATTTTCAAGAACCCTAACTTTGAGCTTGGGGCAAACGTTGGTTGGGAGACTGTTGCTGGGAATGTGACAAGTGGCGGCAGTATTCATGGTAGCGGAGTTACTCTGCAGGATGATGCGATCTTAACCCAGGCCGTCCATTTGCCGTATGGGATGGAAGGCAGTGAGTACCGGATATCGACGTTGATTGAACCGCAAGGCCAAGCCGGAAGAGCAAAGTTGCGCCTGAGTTGGTCATCTACGGGCAATTTTGCCGACATCGATCCTGATAGTCAGGTAGAAAGCTCCAATGTGTTTGGGAATTGGGCCAACAAAGTGATGAGCCTGGATATTAAGCAACCGGCTAATGCGAAATATCTGCACATCGAATACTTGACCGAAGGTAGTGG
It contains:
- a CDS encoding sulfatase (COG3119), whose protein sequence is MKKALISCLVAGVCSQPLANAAAADVQVTEASPERPNILFIMSDDHAVQALSAYGHPISKLAPTPNIDRIAANGAQFQRSYVTNSLCGPSRAAMLTGKFGHENGFTYNGQIFDGTQFNWPNALQDAGYTTAMIGKWHINRIPNGFNFDHWEILNDQGEYYNPDFITADGVTMEMGYTTDLITDKTLEWLDEGRDKSKPFALLMHHKAPHRNWMPAPRHTQLFENVEFPLPDNFYDNYEGRKAASQQSMTIANHTQDGHDIKMTVAEGEGEWREDIWPHLLARLTDEQRAEWDKAYQARNDHMNANEANWTEKQMAEWKYQRYMQDYLATIVAVDESVGEVLDYLEENGLSENTLVVYTSDQGFFLGEHGFYDKRFMYEESFSTPLVMQLPGVIKPGTVVDDLVQNIDYAPTFMQLAGLQAPAEVHGKSLLPLLTDQGNSGWRDALYYHYYEFPGFHDVARHYGVSDGRFKLIHFYNPGDQWEFYDLQADPSEMVNAIDDPRYKEEVGRLLNRLAQLQDEYGVPPLKEWRDAPLERHPNPSLKELFPHSFK
- a CDS encoding glycoside hydrolase family protein (COG1472) — translated: MKTVLKPTLLALSMTMGGYVMASSTMFSDMINVERTESASSAHWQDDKEKMDAFIGGLINKMTLQEKVGQLDLQSGFRNVTGPFINESYEQQIKDGQVGAIFNAYGADFGRQLQKIAVEETRLGIPLIVGHDIIHGHKTIFPQSIGEAATWDLDAVKLSARVAAKEASADGIMWTFAPMADLVRDPRWGRVSEAAGEDPFLSTAMAVARVEGFQGDDLSQEDTIMATAKHFVGYGLSQAGRDYHTTDVSEHELWTTQMPPFKAMVDAGVATFMTSFNDLNGIPATGSKRLLTDILRDQWGFEGFVVTDYTAINELVPHGYARDDKHAAEIAFNAGADMDMVGQLYINYLEELVAEGKVSEEKIDTAVRQILEMKWRLGLFEDPYRYNDESRAEREILSVENQNAARDVARKSFVLLKNDNQTLPLKDNEIKSIALIGPLADSKFDMIGNWAAAGDRKSHPVTVLEGFKHRFGKNIKINYAKGASYEYISSQDDIDALQGIGVPRITADDSSLEKEMKRAIAAAKKSDVIVMVMGEEQRMSGEASSRTELTLPGNQQQVMEELKKLGKPMVLVVMSGRPNDLRWADKNVDAILHAWYPGTMGGIALADVISGDFTPSGKLPMTFPRSVGQVPIYYNEKNTGRPYFADNPNQRQEHYKSRYDDSPNTPLYAFGHGLSYTQFDYGDIRLSSEELTVDGELTVSVDITNSGKYAGEEVVQLYTRQHVGSITRPVKELKGFQKVHFDKGESKTISFTLTPADLAFYRADMSWGVEAGTFDVFVGTASDNVQKASFELVEK